In Dehalogenimonas etheniformans, one genomic interval encodes:
- a CDS encoding phage tail protein encodes MSYVVDFNNVSTVGLESSPVAEGLAGLRANEARYYMNKYNHQFTTLPASESRETLDWVNQILKAERGIEFAAKPLETSSFQVENLKMAYVFYEDGLVVNVMFAVDDPKKRAVGFKLSEGMEIPKELGKFKFARQKSKLAGTIRGSFFVIKGEY; translated from the coding sequence ATGTCGTATGTAGTTGATTTCAATAATGTTTCCACCGTCGGATTGGAGTCATCGCCTGTGGCCGAAGGTCTCGCCGGTTTGCGTGCCAACGAAGCCCGTTATTATATGAATAAGTACAACCACCAATTCACGACCTTGCCCGCATCGGAAAGCCGCGAAACCCTTGATTGGGTGAACCAGATTCTGAAGGCGGAGCGGGGCATCGAGTTTGCGGCCAAGCCTCTGGAAACCTCCAGTTTTCAGGTTGAGAATCTCAAGATGGCTTACGTCTTCTATGAAGACGGTCTTGTGGTCAACGTGATGTTTGCTGTCGACGACCCCAAAAAGCGAGCTGTCGGATTCAAACTGTCCGAGGGTATGGAAATACCGAAAGAGTTAGGTAAATTCAAGTTCGCCCGCCAAAAATCAAAACTGGCTGGGACTATCCGCGGATCTTTTTTTGTCATTAAAGGGGAATATTAA
- a CDS encoding class I SAM-dependent methyltransferase produces the protein MTEKIKTSKETAARWERTYKTNPVTSLPWEEGSPSSYLIELIESGVEKPGPVLDICTGSGNNAIYLAQRGYSCHAVDISPTAISIAREKAAKAGTVCDFKVGDVLNLDFPNDMFGLVFDRGCFHNFSPEQRSAFISEIYRVLKLGGLYQLNSFSKKGHDWGGPPYGFSPADIRKLFRSSFEILWIKEISIGGGASGQFFLSALMKKATRD, from the coding sequence ATGACAGAAAAAATCAAAACTTCCAAAGAAACTGCTGCACGTTGGGAAAGAACCTATAAGACAAACCCAGTCACCAGTTTGCCCTGGGAAGAAGGATCGCCTTCTTCCTATCTGATCGAGTTGATCGAATCTGGGGTGGAAAAACCCGGTCCGGTGCTCGATATATGCACGGGGTCGGGCAACAATGCCATTTATCTTGCCCAGCGCGGATACTCCTGTCATGCCGTAGATATCTCGCCAACCGCGATCTCCATCGCCAGGGAAAAGGCTGCCAAAGCCGGAACGGTTTGCGATTTCAAGGTTGGGGATGTTTTGAACCTTGATTTCCCGAACGATATGTTCGGCTTGGTTTTTGACCGCGGTTGTTTCCATAACTTTTCTCCGGAGCAGCGATCGGCCTTTATCAGTGAGATATACCGGGTCCTGAAGCTTGGCGGATTGTATCAACTTAATAGCTTCAGCAAAAAGGGACACGACTGGGGAGGCCCGCCGTACGGTTTTTCTCCGGCCGATATACGAAAGCTCTTTCGATCCTCGTTTGAGATTCTTTGGATAAAAGAGATATCGATTGGAGGCGGAGCGTCAGGCCAGTTTTTCCTGTCGGCTTTGATGAAAAAAGCCACCAGGGATTAG
- a CDS encoding DUF3883 domain-containing protein, which translates to MSNLAELLAELGMSHFGELNLVLHVMTDTPRDRQTIASAIYQYSGATDQIPKPNLYIDVSLEIGLLEQNNHDLELTQLGRRLKNISTNNIDRFTNLQLKLLSPEILGHPDLREHVVGALDCFEKSIHDNNYLLKKNQINTVEALGLQVLQAFDLTCYRNLEVISTSTDIEFIREIVGPFWAVTEEELHDALALASKRSKAAEEYVISFEKLRLGGEGHADLAELVTRASATNARSPYDIRSYNADASPRFIEVKSSVNSTLIFYWTASERRFASVKCQSYWLYYIPRSQELPELSPSLILIQDPIRLLGTRLTEECESYRVRAIGNYQTSPGGVAGFKVITIE; encoded by the coding sequence ATGAGCAATCTAGCCGAACTCCTTGCGGAATTGGGCATGTCTCATTTTGGAGAACTTAATCTCGTATTGCATGTTATGACTGACACACCGCGAGATCGTCAAACAATCGCAAGTGCAATCTACCAATATTCTGGCGCGACCGATCAAATCCCAAAACCTAATCTCTATATTGATGTTTCGCTAGAGATTGGTTTGTTAGAACAAAATAATCACGACCTCGAACTGACTCAATTAGGTCGAAGATTGAAAAACATTTCTACGAACAATATTGACCGATTTACAAACCTTCAGTTAAAGCTCTTATCTCCTGAAATACTAGGACACCCGGACCTCCGGGAACATGTTGTTGGAGCTCTTGATTGTTTTGAGAAATCAATTCACGATAACAACTATCTTCTTAAGAAAAACCAGATAAACACTGTTGAAGCTCTTGGCTTACAGGTCTTACAGGCATTCGACCTGACTTGTTACCGAAATTTAGAAGTGATTTCAACTTCAACCGATATTGAATTTATTAGAGAAATAGTGGGACCGTTTTGGGCTGTTACGGAGGAGGAGCTTCATGACGCTTTGGCTCTGGCGAGTAAACGAAGCAAAGCAGCTGAGGAATATGTTATTAGTTTTGAAAAATTAAGACTTGGCGGCGAAGGTCATGCCGACTTGGCTGAGCTTGTTACGAGAGCAAGCGCAACAAACGCGAGATCACCGTATGACATAAGATCGTATAACGCCGATGCTTCACCGCGGTTTATTGAAGTGAAATCTTCGGTGAATTCGACTTTGATCTTCTACTGGACAGCAAGTGAACGGCGTTTTGCATCAGTTAAATGCCAATCATATTGGCTATATTACATTCCTAGAAGCCAGGAATTGCCAGAATTGAGTCCTAGTCTAATATTAATTCAAGATCCAATCCGTTTACTCGGTACCCGGCTAACCGAAGAGTGTGAATCATATCGAGTCAGAGCAATTGGAAACTATCAGACTTCACCCGGAGGTGTAGCTGGTTTCAAAGTGATAACCATCGAGTAA
- a CDS encoding metallophosphoesterase family protein, whose amino-acid sequence MKKSNFFLAPLAGAIAVIAFLAWAFNQHGTIGLFRVNGVFQQYFIGAGALGLVMLGFSGLYFWKRSRQNPRLPAPLTVFVSLLTLFSIAVPSAAFVYTGDVFAAGIGDTPPQLLIADGSGAHGIPDLALCFNTASPAKNTLEWGLAGSDLTRVQESESAKKHVFMLRDLVPDSRYEYRVNGGAPVYFTSPPAGGKIRFAVGSDAHFGASDASRQASDGMLRQIADPANGYGMFFFLGDLVEYGFAHSQWQEAFDSMSTASATVPTRYLPGNHDTLFAGFQNFQDFCYPPGMDLQSGSPLWYRIDAGNVHFLCLDLEWSAESFTAAQETWLRAQLESIPSNDWKIVMCHGFFYASGSVVEGWQWYDNQETISRLGPLFEEFNVDMVFSGHDHQLELLQHGGVTYTVCGAFGGVPDEPRTYTSPANVWYENGSYGFADVSIDGSACTLTIRDPNGASLKTISIAKH is encoded by the coding sequence GTGAAAAAGTCCAATTTCTTTCTCGCGCCGCTGGCTGGTGCCATCGCCGTGATCGCTTTTCTGGCCTGGGCCTTCAACCAGCACGGCACCATTGGGCTGTTCCGGGTGAACGGCGTTTTTCAACAATATTTCATCGGGGCCGGCGCGCTCGGACTGGTCATGCTGGGTTTTTCCGGCTTGTACTTTTGGAAAAGATCGAGGCAAAACCCCCGCCTCCCCGCCCCCCTGACAGTCTTCGTCTCGCTGCTCACGCTCTTCTCCATCGCCGTGCCTTCCGCGGCTTTCGTCTACACCGGCGATGTTTTCGCCGCCGGAATTGGCGACACCCCACCCCAGCTACTTATCGCCGACGGCTCCGGTGCGCACGGTATCCCCGACCTGGCGCTGTGCTTCAACACAGCCTCCCCCGCCAAAAACACCCTCGAATGGGGACTTGCCGGTAGTGATCTCACGAGAGTTCAGGAATCCGAGTCCGCAAAGAAACACGTCTTCATGCTGCGGGACCTCGTCCCGGACAGCCGCTACGAATACCGGGTAAACGGTGGCGCCCCGGTATATTTCACCAGCCCGCCTGCCGGCGGTAAAATCCGCTTCGCGGTGGGCAGCGACGCCCATTTCGGGGCCTCTGATGCGTCCAGGCAGGCCAGCGACGGCATGCTGCGCCAGATCGCCGATCCGGCCAACGGCTACGGCATGTTCTTTTTCCTGGGCGACCTTGTCGAATACGGCTTCGCCCATAGCCAGTGGCAGGAAGCCTTCGATTCGATGTCGACGGCGAGCGCGACGGTACCCACTCGCTACCTCCCCGGCAACCACGACACCCTGTTCGCCGGCTTTCAGAATTTCCAAGACTTCTGCTATCCGCCGGGGATGGACCTGCAGTCCGGGTCGCCGCTGTGGTACCGCATCGATGCGGGCAACGTCCACTTCCTGTGCCTCGATCTTGAGTGGAGCGCCGAGAGCTTTACCGCCGCTCAGGAGACCTGGCTCCGGGCGCAGCTCGAGAGCATCCCGTCGAACGATTGGAAGATCGTGATGTGCCACGGTTTCTTCTACGCCTCCGGCTCGGTCGTCGAAGGCTGGCAGTGGTATGACAACCAGGAGACCATCTCCAGGCTGGGGCCATTGTTTGAAGAGTTCAACGTCGACATGGTGTTTTCCGGGCACGACCACCAGCTTGAACTGCTGCAGCACGGCGGAGTGACTTACACCGTCTGCGGCGCCTTCGGGGGAGTGCCTGATGAGCCGCGCACCTACACCTCGCCGGCAAATGTGTGGTATGAAAACGGATCGTACGGGTTTGCCGATGTATCCATCGACGGCAGCGCCTGCACCCTGACCATCAGGGACCCGAATGGGGCGTCGCTCAAGACAATCTCGATCGCCAAACACTAA
- a CDS encoding acetyl-CoA carboxylase biotin carboxylase subunit — protein MISKILVANRGEIAIRVMRACRELGINTVAVYSDADKEAFFTKYADEAYLLGPAPASLSYLNMEKIIEIAKQCGAEAIHPGYGFLSENAAFARACDHAKITFIGPPARVLEVTGNKIAAREEAVKAGVPVVPGTGECPADFCQLQDDLGEIGYPLIVKPAGGGGGIGMVIARSDSDLQRALTLSPQMAKKSFGVASVYIEKYIERPRHIEFQILADTQGNVVHLGERECSIQRFHSKVIEESPSTALTPELRAEMGNQAVRLARAIKYVGAGTVEFIYSEGRYYFLEVNARIQVEHPVTEMVTGIDLVKEQINIAAGLSLSVKQEDIKPNGWAIECRINAENPIKNFMPSPGTLTGYRSPGGVGIRVDSGVYNGYTIPDCYHPMISKLVVWGRDRNECILRMRRALYEYIILGVDTNIVLHKAIMENPRFVSGALDTDFIAREVGLLADMQRIKERDKSLAERLSTIFYRPKP, from the coding sequence ATGATCAGCAAGATTCTCGTAGCCAACCGCGGCGAGATCGCGATTAGAGTAATGCGCGCCTGCCGGGAATTGGGCATCAACACCGTTGCCGTTTATTCCGATGCGGACAAGGAAGCCTTCTTCACCAAGTACGCCGACGAAGCCTATCTCCTTGGACCGGCGCCAGCTTCCCTCTCATATCTCAACATGGAGAAGATCATCGAAATCGCCAAGCAGTGCGGCGCCGAGGCGATCCATCCAGGCTACGGCTTTTTATCCGAGAATGCCGCATTTGCCCGGGCTTGCGATCACGCCAAGATAACCTTTATCGGCCCGCCTGCCAGGGTGCTCGAAGTTACCGGCAATAAGATCGCCGCCCGGGAGGAAGCCGTCAAAGCCGGGGTTCCGGTGGTTCCAGGCACTGGAGAATGTCCGGCCGATTTTTGCCAACTCCAAGACGACCTGGGCGAGATCGGTTATCCTCTTATCGTCAAACCCGCGGGGGGAGGTGGGGGTATAGGCATGGTTATCGCCCGGAGCGACTCCGACCTACAGAGGGCGCTCACCCTATCACCGCAGATGGCCAAAAAAAGCTTCGGCGTTGCCAGCGTGTACATCGAGAAGTATATCGAACGGCCTCGACACATAGAGTTCCAAATCCTCGCCGATACGCAAGGCAACGTTGTACACCTCGGCGAGCGCGAGTGCTCCATCCAGCGATTCCACTCAAAAGTCATCGAGGAGTCACCATCAACAGCTCTCACCCCGGAACTACGCGCCGAGATGGGCAACCAGGCGGTCCGGCTGGCCAGGGCTATCAAGTACGTCGGCGCCGGCACCGTGGAATTCATCTACTCCGAAGGCAGATACTATTTCCTTGAAGTCAATGCTCGGATCCAGGTAGAGCACCCGGTGACCGAGATGGTAACCGGCATCGACCTGGTCAAGGAACAGATTAACATTGCGGCGGGTTTGAGCCTCTCCGTTAAACAAGAAGACATCAAGCCCAATGGCTGGGCCATCGAATGCCGCATCAACGCGGAGAACCCGATCAAGAACTTCATGCCCTCGCCGGGCACTCTCACCGGATATCGCTCACCCGGCGGCGTCGGCATCCGCGTCGATTCCGGAGTTTACAACGGCTACACTATCCCCGACTGCTATCACCCGATGATCTCCAAGCTGGTGGTCTGGGGACGGGATCGCAACGAGTGTATCCTGCGCATGCGCCGAGCGCTCTACGAGTATATCATTCTGGGCGTCGACACCAACATCGTTTTACACAAGGCGATAATGGAGAACCCGCGCTTCGTTTCAGGGGCGCTCGACACCGATTTCATCGCCCGGGAAGTCGGACTCCTGGCCGACATGCAGCGTATCAAAGAACGCGACAAGTCACTGGCAGAACGGCTTTCGACGATTTTCTACAGGCCGAAACCGTAA
- a CDS encoding PIG-L family deacetylase yields MTDERTLLFVGAHPDDESFGPGATLAHYARQGVRVYVACATKGEAGTIDPQFFMSGLVTTGDVRWGEMKCAAKALGLSGIFHLGYRDSGMAGTADNKHPDALYNAPVEEVAGRIVQIIRQIKPQVILTHDPHGDYGHPDHIATHKATVAAFYAAGEMKAYPEAGTPFRPSKLYYNVFPRRFLKFAVRFLPLIGQNPKKFGRNKDIDLTALVSEVMPINAVIKLDQPAIRAKNTASACHQSQLTGGPPRRGIFSFFQKLFGRRDTFTLAFPSADGKRETDLFQGIS; encoded by the coding sequence ATGACTGACGAACGAACGCTCCTTTTCGTTGGAGCGCACCCGGACGATGAGAGTTTCGGCCCCGGCGCCACCCTGGCGCATTACGCCCGGCAAGGTGTTCGGGTGTATGTAGCGTGCGCCACCAAAGGTGAAGCCGGCACCATCGATCCTCAGTTCTTCATGTCTGGCCTCGTAACCACCGGAGATGTCCGGTGGGGAGAAATGAAGTGCGCCGCCAAAGCCCTCGGGCTCTCCGGTATATTCCACCTGGGTTACCGGGACTCCGGCATGGCCGGCACGGCGGACAACAAGCATCCCGACGCTCTATATAACGCTCCCGTCGAAGAAGTCGCCGGGCGAATTGTCCAAATCATCCGGCAAATCAAACCGCAGGTGATCCTGACCCACGACCCTCACGGCGATTACGGCCACCCCGACCATATCGCCACTCATAAGGCAACTGTCGCGGCTTTTTATGCTGCAGGTGAAATGAAAGCCTATCCTGAAGCTGGTACGCCCTTCCGACCTTCAAAACTGTATTACAACGTCTTTCCCCGCCGGTTCCTCAAGTTTGCCGTCAGGTTTCTTCCATTAATCGGACAAAACCCCAAAAAGTTCGGGCGCAACAAAGACATCGACTTAACGGCTCTGGTTTCCGAAGTGATGCCGATAAATGCGGTCATAAAACTCGACCAGCCAGCGATTCGCGCCAAAAATACGGCTTCGGCCTGTCACCAGAGCCAGTTGACCGGGGGCCCTCCCCGACGTGGAATCTTCTCATTTTTTCAAAAACTCTTCGGGAGGCGAGACACTTTTACCCTTGCCTTTCCGTCTGCAGATGGGAAACGGGAAACTGATTTGTTCCAAGGCATCTCGTGA
- a CDS encoding sensor histidine kinase, with the protein MAINKIFNRLSVRLILGFLISSVFGMALVAVLAYNATSGNFHDFVITMQGLMNGQGGQGPGGMMGGGNLWGQQITVNFLAAFGRTLWIAGLLGVLLAIVIGGLLTRNIVAPVGEVAVAAKKVAGGDLSQKVRLRGSSELVELGDSFNSMTHTLRRDRELRQNMVADVAHELRTPLSVLRANIEAMQDGVLETSPANLESLHQETLNLGRLVEDLRTITLAESGQLKINRQVTDVSALAARVVEAMKTQFDAKGIELALDVPKSVRADIDPDRIEQVLRNLFANALHYSSSGSKVTVRLEQKDDGVLVSVIDTGIGISAEDLPHIFDRFYRVDRSRARATGGSGLGLAIVKQLVEAHGGRVRVESEPGKGSKFSFSLP; encoded by the coding sequence ATGGCAATTAACAAGATTTTCAATCGTCTATCGGTCAGGCTGATCCTGGGATTCCTCATATCCTCGGTGTTCGGCATGGCCCTGGTCGCCGTGCTGGCCTATAACGCCACCTCCGGTAATTTCCATGACTTTGTCATCACCATGCAGGGCTTGATGAACGGCCAGGGCGGGCAGGGACCCGGCGGTATGATGGGTGGCGGCAACCTGTGGGGTCAGCAGATCACTGTAAATTTCCTGGCGGCCTTCGGACGTACGCTTTGGATAGCAGGCTTGCTGGGCGTCCTTCTGGCCATCGTCATCGGGGGGCTGCTAACCCGCAACATCGTTGCCCCAGTTGGCGAGGTGGCGGTGGCCGCCAAAAAGGTCGCCGGCGGCGACCTGTCGCAGAAAGTGCGCCTGCGAGGTTCAAGTGAACTGGTCGAGTTGGGCGATTCGTTCAACTCGATGACTCATACCCTCCGCCGGGATCGAGAGCTGCGCCAGAACATGGTCGCCGACGTAGCCCACGAACTGCGGACGCCCCTGTCCGTCCTCCGCGCCAACATCGAGGCGATGCAGGACGGGGTGCTGGAGACCAGCCCCGCCAACCTCGAATCCCTCCACCAGGAGACGCTTAACCTCGGGCGGCTGGTTGAAGACCTACGGACGATCACCCTGGCTGAAAGCGGCCAGCTCAAGATCAACCGCCAGGTGACCGACGTTTCGGCGCTGGCTGCGAGGGTGGTCGAGGCGATGAAGACGCAGTTTGATGCCAAGGGCATCGAGCTGGCTCTTGACGTCCCAAAATCTGTCCGTGCTGACATTGATCCGGATCGGATCGAGCAGGTCCTGCGCAACCTTTTTGCCAACGCTCTCCACTATTCTTCGTCCGGGAGCAAAGTCACCGTCCGGCTCGAGCAAAAGGATGATGGCGTCTTAGTATCGGTCATCGATACCGGCATCGGCATCTCCGCTGAAGATCTGCCTCATATCTTTGATCGTTTTTATCGGGTCGACCGTTCCCGCGCCCGGGCTACCGGCGGTTCCGGCTTAGGTCTGGCCATTGTCAAGCAATTGGTCGAGGCCCACGGCGGCAGGGTAAGGGTCGAGAGCGAACCTGGCAAAGGCAGCAAGTTCTCCTTCTCTTTGCCGTGA
- a CDS encoding DNA-methyltransferase: MPEFLKNQILLGDVKDWLPEFPDSSVDLIITSPPYADSRAAAYGGVCPEKYVEWFLPISAELKRIIKPTGSFVLNIKERIENGQRHTYVIELILEMKKQGWLWTEEYIWHKKNCFPGKWPNRFRDAWERCLHFTVSKKFEMNQDSVMVPMGNWRHSRLKALSATDQARDNSRLQSGFGKRVANWVGREKAYPTNVLNMPTECGNKGHSATFPVELPTWFIKLFTSEDEVVLDPFVGSGTTAIAAKNLSRQFVGIDLNEEYVRLAKNRLELPEELTVPVPKGPLV; the protein is encoded by the coding sequence TTGCCGGAATTTTTAAAGAATCAGATTTTATTGGGTGATGTAAAAGATTGGCTTCCTGAATTTCCTGATTCAAGCGTTGATTTGATAATCACGTCGCCACCCTATGCGGACAGCAGGGCTGCAGCTTATGGCGGAGTTTGCCCGGAAAAATACGTTGAGTGGTTTTTACCCATCTCGGCCGAGCTTAAACGTATAATTAAACCAACAGGTTCCTTCGTTCTAAATATAAAAGAACGCATTGAAAATGGGCAACGCCACACGTATGTCATTGAACTCATCTTGGAGATGAAAAAACAGGGATGGCTTTGGACTGAAGAATATATCTGGCATAAGAAAAACTGTTTCCCTGGAAAATGGCCTAATCGATTTAGGGACGCTTGGGAACGCTGTCTTCATTTTACAGTGTCAAAAAAGTTTGAAATGAATCAAGATTCGGTGATGGTGCCCATGGGAAATTGGCGGCACTCAAGACTTAAAGCATTGAGCGCAACAGATCAAGCCAGGGATAATTCCCGGCTTCAAAGTGGTTTTGGCAAAAGAGTTGCCAATTGGGTTGGCAGGGAAAAAGCCTATCCGACGAATGTCCTAAATATGCCCACTGAATGCGGAAATAAGGGCCACAGTGCAACATTTCCCGTCGAACTACCGACTTGGTTTATTAAGCTATTTACTAGTGAAGATGAAGTGGTTTTGGATCCTTTTGTTGGTTCGGGGACTACTGCTATTGCCGCAAAAAACCTTAGTAGGCAATTCGTTGGGATTGATCTTAATGAAGAATATGTTAGGCTAGCTAAGAATAGGCTAGAGTTGCCCGAAGAGCTCACGGTCCCAGTCCCAAAAGGCCCGTTGGTTTAA
- a CDS encoding response regulator transcription factor — MSKAKILVVDDEPKIVSTVRAYLERDGYEVLTAGNGKTALDVFRRDKPDLIVLDLMLPEIDGLEVCQTVRRASDVPIIMLTARQEDADKLVGLEIGADDYVTKPFSPRELVARVKVILRRAKPGPASAPSARIEAGGIVVDEGRFEATCHGQPLPLTATEFKILAALVRNAGLVLSRGKLLDILGENYEGYERTIDVHVKNLRRKLREANIKSPCNITTVQGVGYKFQEPENGN; from the coding sequence ATGTCCAAAGCCAAGATACTCGTCGTTGACGATGAACCGAAGATAGTTTCCACCGTCCGAGCCTACCTGGAAAGGGACGGCTACGAGGTGCTGACCGCCGGCAACGGCAAAACCGCCCTCGATGTCTTCAGGCGGGACAAACCCGATCTCATCGTTCTCGACCTGATGCTGCCCGAAATTGACGGCCTCGAGGTGTGCCAGACAGTACGGCGCGCTTCTGACGTCCCCATCATCATGCTCACCGCCCGCCAGGAGGACGCCGACAAACTCGTTGGCCTCGAGATCGGCGCCGACGATTACGTCACCAAGCCCTTCAGCCCTCGGGAACTGGTGGCTCGGGTGAAGGTCATCCTTCGCCGCGCCAAGCCCGGCCCCGCCTCTGCCCCATCCGCCCGGATCGAGGCCGGAGGAATCGTTGTCGACGAAGGCCGATTTGAGGCTACCTGTCACGGCCAGCCCCTCCCACTGACCGCTACCGAATTCAAAATTTTGGCGGCGCTGGTGCGGAACGCCGGATTGGTGCTGTCTCGGGGCAAGCTTCTCGACATTCTGGGGGAAAACTACGAGGGCTACGAGCGCACCATCGACGTTCACGTGAAGAACCTCCGCCGGAAACTGCGCGAGGCCAATATCAAAAGTCCATGTAACATCACCACCGTTCAGGGTGTGGGGTACAAGTTTCAGGAGCCGGAAAATGGCAATTAA
- the trpE gene encoding anthranilate synthase component I, translating to MYRPTLEEIKKMAGSGDLVAITSEIMADLETPVTAFLKISRGGPSFLLESVEGGQKIARYSFIGTEPRQLLITTSGSSDDPLTLLEKELAGRRLVPDPDLPRFCGGAVGYCSYETAGKFEKLPSPEKDTLSLPEAMFMLVDTFLVFDHIAHRISVVSLAALEGDIETAYSEATSRIDELCRRLNSPLELPTSPTPGIKSGTEFVSSISKEAFENSVTEIKEAITSGEAIQVVLSQRLSRATKAKPFDIYRALRSINPSPYMFYLDYGDFQIIGASPEILVRVENGEVVTRPLAGTRRRGATQAEDLALEAELKADPKERAEHIMLVDLGRNDIGRVAKPGTIEVSDLMNVERYSHVMHLVSHVKGRLRDELNSFDALRATFPAGTVSGAPKVRAMQLIAEHEPEKRGPYAGAAGYFSCTGSMDMAIAIRTMITKGGTAYVQAGAGITYDSQPEAEYFETLNKAQALFKAVIQAESSGIQEAK from the coding sequence ATGTATAGGCCAACCCTGGAAGAAATTAAGAAAATGGCCGGTTCCGGCGACTTGGTGGCCATTACGAGTGAAATCATGGCCGACCTGGAGACGCCGGTAACCGCCTTCCTCAAGATATCCCGCGGCGGTCCTTCCTTCCTGCTCGAAAGTGTCGAAGGCGGTCAGAAAATTGCCCGCTATTCATTTATCGGCACCGAACCGCGCCAACTCCTCATCACAACGAGCGGTTCTTCTGATGATCCTCTAACACTTCTTGAAAAGGAACTGGCCGGGCGACGCCTGGTACCCGACCCCGATCTGCCCCGGTTTTGTGGAGGGGCTGTCGGCTATTGCTCTTACGAGACTGCCGGCAAATTCGAAAAACTACCCTCGCCGGAAAAAGACACCCTAAGCCTTCCCGAAGCGATGTTCATGCTGGTAGACACCTTCCTCGTCTTCGATCACATCGCCCATCGAATCAGCGTCGTATCGCTGGCTGCGCTGGAGGGGGACATCGAAACCGCCTACTCCGAAGCCACCAGCCGTATCGATGAACTATGCCGGCGCTTGAACTCCCCGTTGGAACTACCGACATCACCCACTCCCGGTATTAAATCCGGCACCGAATTCGTTTCATCGATCAGCAAAGAAGCTTTTGAAAATAGCGTCACTGAAATCAAAGAAGCCATCACCAGCGGCGAGGCTATACAGGTTGTGCTTTCACAAAGACTATCTCGTGCCACTAAAGCCAAACCTTTCGATATCTATCGCGCCCTGCGGAGCATCAACCCGTCGCCATACATGTTCTATCTCGACTATGGCGATTTTCAGATCATCGGCGCCTCGCCAGAGATCCTGGTGCGTGTCGAAAACGGAGAAGTAGTGACCCGCCCCTTGGCCGGAACCCGGCGGCGCGGGGCGACACAAGCGGAAGACCTGGCTCTTGAAGCCGAACTCAAAGCTGACCCGAAAGAACGGGCCGAACACATCATGCTGGTCGACCTCGGCCGCAACGATATCGGCCGGGTTGCTAAACCGGGTACTATCGAAGTCTCCGACCTGATGAACGTCGAACGCTATTCGCATGTGATGCACCTGGTAAGCCACGTCAAAGGCAGGCTGCGGGACGAATTGAATTCTTTCGATGCGCTCCGGGCTACTTTCCCGGCGGGCACTGTATCCGGCGCACCGAAAGTCCGGGCGATGCAGCTTATTGCCGAACACGAACCTGAGAAACGCGGCCCCTACGCCGGGGCGGCGGGTTACTTCAGCTGTACCGGCAGTATGGACATGGCCATCGCCATCCGCACGATGATCACTAAAGGCGGCACAGCCTACGTTCAAGCCGGGGCTGGGATTACCTACGATAGCCAACCAGAGGCTGAATACTTCGAGACTCTCAACAAAGCGCAGGCATTGTTCAAAGCGGTCATCCAGGCAGAATCCTCGGGGATTCAGGAGGCAAAATGA